A genomic window from Streptomyces mirabilis includes:
- a CDS encoding carbonic anhydrase — protein sequence MTDIAELVRRNADFVTGPYRTGPSLTINPTGNMMVIGCVDPRVDPSHVLGIRHGEAAVIRNVGGRVTPATLRTMTMLRKVGEANPDGKASGPWNLVILHHTDCGMTDLAPFEDLLAEYFEISRGELAAKSVSDPYGSVHVDVGIIRQEVRRPDFLVSGLVYDVAAGTVEVVIPPTA from the coding sequence ATGACCGACATTGCGGAACTGGTGCGGCGCAACGCCGACTTCGTCACTGGGCCGTATCGGACCGGACCGAGCCTGACCATCAACCCCACCGGCAACATGATGGTCATCGGGTGCGTCGACCCGCGTGTGGACCCCTCGCACGTCCTGGGTATCAGGCACGGCGAAGCGGCCGTGATCCGCAATGTGGGCGGCCGCGTCACCCCCGCGACCTTGCGCACCATGACGATGCTCCGCAAGGTCGGCGAGGCCAACCCGGACGGCAAGGCGAGCGGGCCCTGGAATCTGGTCATCCTCCACCACACCGACTGCGGCATGACCGATCTGGCGCCCTTCGAGGACCTCCTCGCCGAGTACTTCGAGATTTCGCGGGGCGAACTCGCCGCCAAGTCCGTCAGCGACCCCTATGGCTCGGTGCACGTGGACGTCGGCATCATCCGGCAGGAAGTCCGCAGGCCCGACTTCCTCGTCTCAGGACTCGTGTACGACGTGGCCGCCGGAACCGTCGAAGTCGTCATCCCGCCCACCGCCTGA
- a CDS encoding carbonic anhydrase produces MGVVETLTGRNADFAKTQFTEGLRMMPALKTIVIGCVDPRVDPEAVLGAEPGEIATIRNVGGRVTPRTLEEMMMLRKVTQAAGGDLGLGWEVIVLQHTHCGITLLEDQPDLLTPYFETDEQGLAEQAVSDPRAAIAHDVAALRAETRLEGVRVSGLLYDVATGQVETVVAP; encoded by the coding sequence ATGGGTGTCGTTGAAACTCTCACCGGCCGCAACGCCGACTTCGCGAAGACGCAGTTCACCGAGGGCCTGCGCATGATGCCGGCCCTGAAGACGATCGTCATCGGCTGCGTGGACCCGCGCGTCGACCCCGAGGCGGTCCTCGGTGCGGAGCCGGGCGAGATCGCAACCATCCGCAACGTCGGCGGCCGCGTCACCCCGCGCACGCTGGAGGAGATGATGATGCTCCGCAAGGTGACGCAGGCAGCAGGTGGCGATCTCGGTCTCGGATGGGAGGTGATCGTCCTGCAGCACACGCACTGCGGCATCACTCTCCTGGAGGACCAGCCCGACCTGCTCACCCCCTACTTCGAGACCGACGAGCAGGGCCTGGCCGAGCAGGCGGTCAGCGACCCGCGCGCCGCCATTGCCCACGACGTCGCCGCTCTGCGCGCCGAGACCCGGTTGGAAGGGGTACGTGTCTCCGGGCTCCTCTACGACGTGGCCACGGGCCAGGTCGAGACCGTCGTCGCGCCGTAG
- a CDS encoding alpha/beta hydrolase — protein MTVPAPVRHKVSTPWGFLAAKDYPGLGIPFLLLHGYPDDSTIYDKLASELQPRRVITFDFLGYGQSERSQTSPVADGQRLSETAAVIDQLNLDQVIVVGHDAGGPVAVEYALAHPDRVARMVLLNCFFGDSPTLRFPEMIRLLGDPHLVLLADALMQDPAQRQWLLEYTAQQFGYGPTADIRQKAIIPQFFGSASQPDALDAIRAWTGRLFDDVAITNDVIASGRLASLQFPVDIAFGVNDPYLNTGVAEHLAGLFPDSQMHPIDARHWVQWDDPKAVAQVLLRDN, from the coding sequence ATGACAGTACCTGCACCAGTCCGGCACAAGGTCTCGACACCTTGGGGTTTCCTGGCGGCGAAGGATTACCCAGGTCTGGGAATTCCCTTCCTCCTCCTCCACGGATACCCGGACGACTCGACCATCTACGACAAGCTCGCATCGGAACTCCAGCCCCGCAGGGTGATCACCTTCGACTTCCTCGGCTACGGGCAGTCTGAGCGATCACAGACTTCCCCTGTCGCCGACGGCCAGCGCCTCAGCGAAACCGCGGCCGTCATCGACCAGTTGAACCTCGACCAGGTCATCGTCGTGGGTCACGACGCCGGCGGCCCCGTCGCAGTCGAGTACGCCCTTGCGCATCCTGACCGTGTCGCGCGCATGGTGCTCCTGAACTGCTTTTTCGGCGACTCCCCGACTTTGCGGTTCCCGGAGATGATTCGCCTGCTGGGCGATCCCCATCTCGTCCTCCTCGCGGACGCCCTCATGCAGGACCCTGCCCAGAGGCAGTGGCTGCTGGAGTACACCGCCCAGCAGTTCGGCTATGGGCCCACAGCGGACATCCGGCAGAAGGCGATCATTCCTCAGTTCTTCGGAAGTGCCTCACAGCCAGACGCTCTTGACGCAATCCGGGCTTGGACAGGCCGGCTCTTCGACGACGTAGCCATCACCAACGACGTGATCGCATCAGGTCGGCTGGCGTCCCTGCAATTCCCAGTCGACATTGCCTTCGGAGTGAACGACCCCTACCTCAACACGGGGGTCGCAGAACACCTGGCCGGGCTGTTTCCGGACTCCCAAATGCATCCGATCGACGCCCGGCACTGGGTGCAATGGGACGATCCCAAGGCCGTGGCACAGGTACTCCTGCGAGATAACTGA
- a CDS encoding NAD(P)H-binding protein yields MAASNLVLITGAGGVGRAVIEQLRTQDVPVRVMVRRDDERAAELRTFGAEVVIGDLTRPESVAAALAGVGQMYFAMPVSPDHLLAATVVATVAREHGKLNARVGMSQMTVSQMTAISTAESHQQRLHWLAEQVLNWSGLPVVHIRPTSFLDSPLFTALLARSIRENGTIPLPFGTGRTSPVAVADVVRVVATVLRDPAAHIGNVYDLTGPRSVTMTEMAEEFSRALGQPVSYVEVPLEWWRAEVLGKLGLPPHIEQHIVTMARLHQENRYDRASDDVMRVTGVPAQTIEEFVAARRDFYLG; encoded by the coding sequence ATGGCTGCCAGCAACCTTGTTCTCATCACCGGCGCCGGGGGCGTGGGCCGCGCCGTTATCGAGCAATTGCGCACGCAGGACGTGCCGGTGCGGGTGATGGTCCGCCGCGACGACGAACGTGCGGCCGAGCTGCGCACGTTCGGCGCTGAGGTCGTCATCGGCGATCTCACCCGTCCCGAGAGCGTCGCGGCCGCGCTGGCGGGCGTCGGCCAGATGTACTTTGCGATGCCCGTGTCTCCGGACCACCTGCTGGCAGCGACCGTGGTGGCCACCGTCGCGCGGGAGCACGGCAAACTGAATGCCCGGGTGGGCATGTCGCAGATGACGGTGTCGCAGATGACCGCCATCAGTACTGCGGAGTCGCACCAGCAGCGGCTGCACTGGTTGGCGGAGCAGGTATTGAACTGGTCCGGCCTGCCGGTGGTACACATCAGGCCGACATCGTTTCTGGACAGTCCGCTGTTCACCGCTCTGCTGGCGCGCTCGATCCGGGAGAATGGCACGATCCCGCTGCCGTTTGGAACCGGGCGGACGTCGCCGGTTGCCGTCGCTGACGTCGTGCGGGTGGTGGCCACCGTGCTTCGCGACCCGGCAGCCCACATCGGCAACGTCTACGATCTCACCGGGCCGCGCTCGGTCACCATGACGGAGATGGCCGAGGAGTTCTCACGGGCGCTGGGACAACCGGTCTCCTATGTGGAGGTGCCGCTGGAGTGGTGGCGGGCCGAGGTGCTCGGGAAGCTCGGCCTGCCGCCGCACATCGAGCAGCACATCGTCACCATGGCACGGCTGCACCAGGAAAACCGCTACGACCGCGCGTCCGACGACGTCATGCGTGTGACGGGCGTACCCGCCCAGACGATCGAGGAGTTCGTCGCCGCGCGCCGGGATTTCTACCTGGGCTGA
- a CDS encoding MBL fold metallo-hydrolase, with product MCDTTHASVYDAALSAPRPVLGSAVDPITLQPVDEVRVTVLMDNTFDALLVGDGHTTRSGFGRVATPAGQFEAGQTAVGLLAEHGFSALVTVRRGDQETTLMFDAGLSPSGIITNADRLGIRLDGLQGVVLSHGHFDHAGGLGGLASRLGSSRMPMVVHPYAWTRRRIQDARSTFDMPTLSKKALTGEGFEVIERTQPSLLVDGSVLITGEVDRTTDFEHGMPAAHQAWHGDGWQHDPQVIDDQALVVHLKDRGLVVLTGCGHAGVINIVRHAQRLTGVAALHALLGGFHLSGPAFEPVIAPTIAALSDIAPHLIAPGHCTGWRAQHALAAALPDAWVASSSGTTYRLTRT from the coding sequence ATGTGCGACACCACCCACGCGTCCGTGTACGACGCGGCGCTCTCCGCCCCGCGTCCCGTACTCGGCAGCGCCGTGGACCCGATCACCCTCCAGCCCGTTGACGAGGTCCGTGTCACGGTCTTGATGGACAACACCTTCGACGCCCTGCTTGTCGGCGACGGCCACACCACCAGGAGCGGCTTCGGACGGGTGGCCACCCCGGCCGGTCAGTTCGAAGCGGGACAGACCGCAGTGGGTCTACTGGCCGAGCACGGGTTCTCCGCCCTGGTCACCGTCCGGCGCGGCGACCAGGAGACGACGCTGATGTTCGATGCGGGCCTGTCGCCCTCGGGCATCATCACCAACGCCGACCGCCTCGGCATCCGCCTCGACGGCCTGCAGGGCGTGGTCCTCAGCCACGGCCACTTCGACCACGCAGGAGGCCTCGGCGGGCTTGCCAGCAGGCTCGGCAGCAGCAGGATGCCGATGGTTGTCCACCCCTATGCCTGGACCCGGCGCCGCATCCAGGATGCGCGCAGCACCTTCGACATGCCCACTCTCAGCAAGAAGGCTCTCACCGGCGAGGGCTTCGAGGTCATCGAACGAACACAACCCTCGCTCCTGGTCGACGGCAGCGTTCTCATCACCGGCGAGGTGGACCGCACCACGGACTTCGAGCACGGCATGCCGGCGGCGCACCAGGCCTGGCACGGCGACGGCTGGCAGCACGACCCGCAGGTCATTGACGATCAGGCTCTCGTCGTCCATCTCAAAGACCGCGGCCTGGTCGTCCTGACCGGATGCGGCCACGCGGGGGTCATCAACATCGTGCGCCACGCCCAGCGGCTGACCGGCGTCGCAGCACTCCACGCTCTGCTCGGCGGCTTTCACCTGAGCGGGCCCGCCTTCGAACCCGTCATCGCTCCCACGATCGCCGCGCTGAGCGACATCGCACCACATCTCATCGCACCGGGGCACTGCACCGGCTGGCGGGCCCAGCACGCGCTGGCCGCAGCCCTGCCCGACGCGTGGGTCGCCAGCAGCAGCGGTACCACGTACCGCCTCACCCGGACCTGA
- a CDS encoding alpha/beta hydrolase, giving the protein MPSLRRPVVFIPGLWVHSMSWAPWMEFFRDAGYDPIAPGWPGQAATVEETRRHPEALAGHSFGAIVAHYEQLIDGLEAQPIVIGHSFGGAVTEKLLGLNRAAAAVAVDAAQIKGVRPVPLAMLRSAFPGLKNPANSKRAVSLTREQFRYGFGNAVSALESDALHQRWSIPGPAKPLFEASVMNFSPNSPLKVETRNDDRGPLLLITGGKDHTVPPAISRATFKQYRHSKAVTELKEFSDRGHSLTIDHGWREVAEFALKWLQGKGY; this is encoded by the coding sequence ATGCCCTCATTGCGTAGGCCCGTCGTCTTCATCCCCGGCCTCTGGGTCCACAGCATGTCGTGGGCGCCCTGGATGGAATTCTTCAGGGACGCCGGCTACGACCCGATAGCGCCGGGGTGGCCCGGCCAGGCCGCGACGGTCGAAGAGACCCGACGTCACCCCGAAGCCCTCGCCGGCCACAGCTTCGGCGCGATTGTCGCCCACTACGAGCAGTTGATCGACGGCCTGGAGGCGCAGCCCATCGTCATCGGGCACTCCTTCGGCGGAGCCGTCACCGAAAAGCTCCTCGGTCTCAACCGGGCCGCCGCAGCCGTCGCCGTGGACGCCGCGCAGATCAAGGGCGTCAGACCGGTGCCGCTCGCGATGTTGCGCAGCGCATTTCCCGGTCTGAAGAACCCAGCCAACAGCAAGCGTGCCGTTTCTCTGACGCGCGAGCAGTTCCGTTACGGCTTCGGAAACGCCGTCAGCGCACTGGAGTCCGATGCACTCCACCAGCGGTGGAGTATCCCCGGCCCGGCCAAGCCACTGTTCGAGGCGTCAGTGATGAACTTCTCGCCCAACTCGCCCCTCAAGGTCGAAACACGCAACGACGACCGCGGCCCGCTGCTGCTGATCACGGGAGGGAAGGACCACACCGTTCCCCCTGCCATTTCGAGGGCGACCTTCAAGCAGTACCGGCATTCGAAGGCTGTCACCGAACTCAAGGAATTCTCCGACCGCGGCCACTCCCTCACCATCGACCACGGATGGCGTGAGGTGGCCGAGTTCGCTCTCAAGTGGCTGCAGGGAAAGGGCTACTGA
- a CDS encoding helix-turn-helix domain-containing protein: MSPESIPTPRECSLTDALEVLGDRYSLPVLRELLYGYHRFSDLAKLTGAPRTLLTGRLRRLEEAGVIVRRQYSQHPVRFEYHLTQAGVDLVPVILTLTEWGERHTGHDKPKTVFQHSCGAELHPLVTCNCCRQEIRPGEFEVVGDTHTPVAGT, translated from the coding sequence GTGAGTCCAGAATCGATACCAACCCCGCGGGAATGCTCGCTGACCGACGCACTCGAGGTTCTCGGCGACCGTTACTCGCTGCCCGTACTGCGAGAACTGCTGTACGGCTACCACCGCTTCTCCGACCTGGCCAAGCTCACCGGCGCGCCTCGCACCTTGCTGACCGGCCGCCTGCGGCGGCTCGAAGAGGCGGGCGTCATCGTGCGGCGGCAGTACTCGCAACACCCAGTCCGTTTCGAGTACCACCTCACGCAGGCCGGGGTAGATCTCGTCCCCGTGATCCTCACGCTCACGGAGTGGGGAGAGCGGCACACCGGCCACGACAAGCCCAAGACGGTCTTCCAGCACAGCTGCGGAGCCGAGCTGCATCCGCTGGTGACGTGCAACTGCTGCCGCCAGGAGATCCGCCCCGGCGAGTTCGAGGTCGTGGGTGACACACATACCCCGGTGGCGGGCACCTAG